In the Blautia coccoides genome, AGTTCGGATGTGCTTTGGTATGGGCTGCTTATAATCCTGGACAAACATGCCCATCTCTTCCAGTTCACGCTTCAGAGCCAGGTAGCGCTCGTATAAAAGTCCTGCCCCTTCCAGGGTGATCTCTTTTGCGTAGAGCTGATATTTTCCGTCTCTTTCGTATACATTCACACTGCCGCCCACGATCACCTTGTCCCCGTTTTTCATCTGAAACGCCAGGCCTTTTCTGGACCCTGCAAACATCACGCAGGCCATGGCTCCTGTCTCATCCTTCAGGGAAAAGTATATATGACCGGAGGTGTGGTATTTACAATTGGATACTTCCCCTTTTATATAGATCTTATTTAAAAGGAAATCCTGTGTGAACATATTTTTAATGTAGGTGTTCACCTGTCCTACAGAGTAGACACTGTTCATGACAGCTCCTTGGCGATCTTTCCTAAAATACCATTGACAAATGAAGAGGAATCATCACCGCCGAATTTTTTGGCCAGCTCCACCGCCTCATTGATCGCCACCTTTACAGGCACGTCCTCATCATATTTCATCTCATAAACAGCAAGTCGCAGAATATTTACATCTACCTTACTCATACGGCTCACTTTCCATCCGGAGGATGACTGATTCAAAATACCGTCAATCTCGGCAAGACGCTCCAGAATCTTTTCGTATTTGTTCTGCATATAGGCCTCATTCATGGGGGCCAGTTCCTCCAGTGATTCAAAATACATCCGAATCTGCTCAGGCATCTCCTCCGACTGATTAAATTCTCTCAAAAACAGGAGCTTGAAAATATGCTCCCTCATTTCTCTTCTACCCATGGTAATCCTCCGTTTGTGTTTGTAATTGATGCAATCCTCGTAATTGATGCAGTTCCTCATAACTGTAAAGGTATGAAACAGTTACGGGGCCTCTATAAAGAAAAGGTGCCCTTTTTGTAAAAGACACCTTTTCATTTTTCTTTTCTAAAATGCTGTGCTTCACTTGTCAGGGTACTTAACGGCTTTCACCTTATTTGGTCTTTTCCATCTCCACACTGGCAATCCGCACATTTACATCGGAAACGTTCAGACCTGTCATATTTTCAATTGCAGACTTTACACGCTCCTGCACTTTTTTGCTGGTTTCCAGGATATTGAAACCATACTCAATATTCAGAGCCAAATCTACACATACAACATCCTCAAGCACGTCCACTTTGACGCCCTTGGAAAGATTCTTCATGCCCAGTTTGCCTACCAGTTCATTGGTGATATTCCCTGCCATGGAGCCGACACCGTCAACCTCTGTAGCAGCCAGTCCCGCAATGATGGCGACTACTTCGTCAGCAATCTGCACTTCACCCAGGGAACCGTTATCATGTATCTTATACGTATTTCTGTCTTCCGCCATAGTTTCAACCTCCTATAGGAAAATCTCCTGGTTGTTATTATACCAAATTCCTGCGGAAATTAAAAGAGATTTTTTTTTGGTGAGGGCGGACGGAGGGTGGATGAAGGCGGACGGAAGAGGATGGAAATTACTTTTGGCAAGCTGTGCGTCACAGTTTGTGGGATATTTGGCTGTTCACAACTGTCTGGCTTTCTTGTTCTTTCATCACCTTTCGGCAAGGAAAACCAGGGATGGCGGGGAAGGCTGGTGTCCTCTTATGGCAGACATTGCGTCAGTGAGCCTGAAAATCCATCACTTACGGAGACTTGGCGCGAAGTCTTTACTGAGCGTCTTAGTCGAAGTTAGTGATTAGTTGAAGGGGAACGAAGCTGGCTGCCATAAGAGGACACCAGCCTCCCCCGCCATCCCGTCCCTCCTGCCAAAATATTACCGCTTAAATTCCCCTTGCCAAACGGTATGCAGCGCGGGATGCTTCAAGTACTCTTCCGCCAGAGAAGCTGTCACCGATGTTGTAGAGTTCTTTGGCTGCATGTAGTCTTAGGCCTTCCAGGTATAGGCTTTCATCCGGTCTTCCGCCCATGGCGAATATTACCAGATCGGCGGGAAGTTCCTGGTTTTCTGTCTCGGGTCCGATCTTTTTGGCCAGGGGGTTGGCTATGTTCTCAGGCAGTTGGGGCTGCCAGGTGTTGTAGGGGTCCGGTACGCCTTTTGAAATGTTTTTTTCGATCTGGACACTGCCTTTTGTAAAGCCTGTCACTTTTGCGCAGTTTAGAAGCTGTACACCGGCTTTTTCCATGTAGTGGATCAAATGGTATCGGTTGGCTGTGCAGGCGCCGCTCATAATGTAGGGCAACATCTCCACCACTGTCACGTCGCATCCTTTTTCGTATTTGAGCCAGTATGCTGTCTCGCATCCTACAACGCCGCCGCCGATGACTACGGTTTTCTTTGCTTTTCCCAGTTTCTCCGGCTCGCAGAGAAGGTCTGTGGCCTGTACCCAGTCTGCCTGGTCCACACCTGGGATTTTGGGTACTACACTGGTGGTTCCGATATTATAGACAATGGCATCAAAGTTTTGCTCTTTCAGCCATTGGGTGTCTGCCTCTACACCGGTGCACACGGTAAGACCGCCTTTTTCCTCTGCCAGATGTACCTCTCTTATGAGGTACTCCAGATAATTCTTAAAATCAAATTTGATCTTTGGTCTGCTGCCGGGTACCACCTTGCCGCCGAGTATTTTTTCCCGCTCAATCAGTGTCACCTGATGTCCCCGGGCAGAAGCGGTCAGGGCAAACTGCATGCCTGAGGGACCAGCTCCCACAACTGCGATCTTCTTTGTGTTCTCCGCTCTCGGCAGTGTCTCGGGGATCACATCCTCAAACCCGGTTCTGGGGTTCACTGCGCATTGAGGATGGCCGCCCTCCACAAACTCGTTGATACAGCCCTCCTGGCATCCGATGCAGGGACGGATTCTCTCCACCTCTCCGGCATATGCCTTTCTGCACCAGTCCGGGTCAGCCAGAAGGGGCCGGCCCAGCATGACAAGATCACACATACCGTCTCTTATGGCCTTCTCCGCCAAATCCGGATATCCCAGTTTGCCCACCGCCACAACAGGCACTTCCAGACCGGCATTGGTCTTTACTTCCCTGGTCTTGAAATATTTCTTTGCGATCCTGGAAATATCCAGGAAGCAGCCTGCCGGCATACCTGCCGGGGGATGAGGCAGCCACCAGTTATCATAGCAGCCCAGATCCACATCAAACATATCTACGCCTGCTTTTACCAGGTTTTCCATATAGCGCAGGGTGTCATAGATGGTTCTGCCGTTTGTAAATTTCTTCAGGGATCTCACACTCTCCATCCGCTCTTTGTAGGTCTCATTGAGAGCCAGGGACAGATCGATCCTGTACATGATGGGATAGCTGTCCCCCACCCGCTTTCTGATCTCCCGTACCAAGTCCAGGCCAAAGTTTTGCCAGTAGGCGTATCTTCCCGCTTTTCTTCTGTTGAAGGCCGGGTTCGTGAGCTGGTCCAGCAGATATCCCTCATGCCCGTGCAGATAGACACCATCAAGGCCTGCCGTCTTTGCGTCGGATGCCGCCTGTCCACCATTTTTTATGATCTTGTGAAGGGCCAGATCCGTAAGCGGCAGACAGGGAAGCTCCGGGATGTAAAAGTTGGGATTCAGGGATGCCGAACAGGGGAGCTTCATCTCATTGATGACACACTGAGGCGGTCCCACTCTTCCGAGTCCCGGGGTGAGCTGGATGAAAATGCGGCTTCCGTACGCATGGACACCCTGTGCCAGATCCCTCCATCCCGAAAAAACAGTCCGGCTTCTGTCGATCCTCGGGAAAAAACTCAACTTCCCCGGCTCTGTCACTGTATTGTCAATACCGTGGCTGATGGGGATCAGTCCTGTTGTGAGAAGACCGGTGCCGCCTTTTGCCCTGGCAAAGAAATACTGGAGCATCTTGTCACTGGGCCGCCCGTTCTCCTCACACATGTTCAGGTTTCCCATAGGTGCCATGACCACCCTGTTTTTCAGTGTGATGCGGTTGACCCGAATAGGTGAAAAAATTGCGTCATAGGGGTAAAGCTCTTTACTCATGACAGCACAATGACCGGGACAGTTTTCTTTTTCCTCCTGCACCCAGCTCCCGTAGCTGTCTACCAGCTTCTGAACGATCTTATCTGTTTTCAAACGTGTCACCTCTTTCTGTTCTGAAAATGCATCTTCCGAAGTCCTTCCACCTCATCACAGATTTCCTTTAATCCACAGGTGCTGCACTCCTTGTCTGCCTTTTCCATGATTTTATTCAGTGCCTTTGTTATCATTTTATTTTTCTCTGCCAGCCGGCCAAGCCCTTTGAAATCTGCAGTCTCCCCGGTTATGAAAAGAACCTGCACAGCTCTCACTTTAGGATATTCCAAATATTTCCTGATAAACAGATTTCCTATCTGCGCAAAGGACAGTCCATCCTTCACAGCCTTTTTTCCTACCCGCACCTGCTCCCGCGCTTCCATGGAGGAAGCCCTCACCATAAATCCTTCCGGGAAGACGCTGTATTTTATCAGGTCTATATCCTTGCAGATGTGATATGCCCTGTCGTCTTCCCCAATGTCTTCTGTCTCTGCAAATGTGATCCTGGCATAGGAGAGAGGGCCTTTGATCTGCCCCAGATCCGGCCCGTAAAGCAGAGTGGCATTCTCCCCCACGATACCCGGAGCTGAGGAGACGCAGGTGTACGCCGCACTTTTTCTCTCTCTGCCTCCAAGCTCAAATGCCGTCTCTTTCAAAAGCAGCACCTGGCTGTCCTTCCGGGCTGGCGCGCAGTTTTGGGAGTCATAGGGAAAACAGACCGGCGGGATATTCTTAATCAGAGAACGGGTATCCCGTATGATCTGGTCCTGTATGTTCATTAAAGTTTTCTCTCCCTGTCCATATCATCATAATGTTTTCCCAGCAGCTTGTAGACAAATCCAATAAGCTTCACATCCAGATTAAAGATATAAATGATGAATAACAAAACGGCTGCGATTCCGCTTACTGCCAGTATCTTTTTCAGGATGCATCCGTGCTTCTCTTTCTTCATAGAGATCCCTCCTTTATCTTCTTCCCTTCTGACGGGCATATTCCGCTGCCCCCAGAGCGCCCATTAGCTGCGGATCCACATCCAGATCTATGACTTTCACCTTCAGGACATGCTCAATGGCCTTTTTAAGCCCTGCATTCTTGGCACAGCCCCCGGTCAGGGTGATCCTGTCCGTGACCCCGGCCTTCTTTGCCATGACAAAGCATCTCTTAGCCACGGCCAGCTCAATCCCCGCAGCAATCTCATCCCTGGCCTTTCCCTCACCCACCAGTGTGATCACTTCACTCTCCGCAAATACTGTGCACTGGGCAGTGATGGGAATGACATTTTTGGCGCTTAAAGACAGGTTTGAAAAATCCTCCAGTGACATTTCAAAGGCATTTGCCATGGTCTCAAAAAATCTTCCCGTACCGGCAGCACACTTGTCATTCATGGCAAAGTTTTTCACCGTTCCGTCTGTGTCTATGGCGATGCCCTTCACATCCTGTCCGCCGATATCAATGATGGCGCTCACCTTCGGGTTCGTCACATGGACCCCCATGGCATGACAGCTTATCTCTGAAATGTTTTCATCTGCAAAAGGCACTTTATTTCTGCCGTAGCCGGTTCCGATCAGATAAGCCAGATCCTTGGGACTGTCCAGCTCTTCTACCTGTTTCACGGTTTCATCCATAGCGATCACAGAGCTTTCCGATGGATTGATCTTACTTTTTATCGTTGTGTGGGCAGCTATGTTTCCATCTTCATCCAGGATCACACACTTGGTATAGGTGGAGCCAACGTCACATCCTCCATAATATTTTTTCATTGCCTGCAACCTCCTTTTCCCGGGTATCTACCATTCCTTCTCATCATCAAAATCTTCCAGTGACGGGTCCACGGGTTCCTCATGCATGACTGTGCGCATATAACGGTTCACAGATTCTCTCATATGGCGCCTAGAGACCGTTCTGGGGTCCATCAGATCGTGTTCCACCCAGATAAAACGGATTCCCCGTTCCCTTGCCTGGTCGTCAAACAATCCCTGAAGCCCTGCCATGGTCTTGCAGGAAATGTGGCTGTACATAAGGACCATATCCGCGTGGAATTCCTCGCAGACCTTCCAAAGCTCATCCAGCACATTGGCATAGCCGCCGTTGGTATGCTTCCTCATGGCCATGCGCTCATACGTCCACGCAATATCCTTTAAGGACTCCTCTTTGTCCTCTGTATCAATAAACTTCATGGACATCATGCTCTCCATATCAATGAGCACGTTAATGCCCCAGCACTGCTGTGCCCAATTGCCGAAGTTGGCATAATAGTGAGCAGGACAAGACCATACCACAGCCCGGTGCCGCATCTCTTTTGCACAGGGTCTCTTCTCCCTGTAGGCCTTCATCATGATCTTGTTCACTCTCTCATCTGTTTTCAGGAATCTGGGATCCCGGCCCGCGTCTGCCATGTAGCTGAGTTCCCGGTAAACAGCCAGGATAGAACCTGTGATCTGAGGATATTCCGTCTGATTCACATCCCACTTCTCCTGCTCATATTCTGTCTCCTTATTGTACCTTTCCATGGCCTCAAAATAAGCATCCCAGTCAAATGTCTCCCCTGTGTTTTCCTCGATAAAATGGATCATTCCCTTGATCTCTTCCACCGCGTAGTCCACTGCCTGTTCATCCAGGTAACGCACCGGAAGCGTCAGGGGATAAGTGGGAAGCTTAAAATATCTGTCCTGGAATATATTTGTCATAACACTTCCGTCGCAGGGCATACTGCTGGTTATATAGCATTTGCCAAATATGGGGTAATCCCCCGCGATCCCGCACCCGGCCTCCGCTGAGGGAAGAGGGCAGATATCTGCCGGAAGCCCGTAGTTTTCCGTCTCATCCAGATAATGAACCTGCATCTGCTGGTCCAGAAGGGAAGTGATGTATACAGGTGCCATCTGGGAGGGCATGCCAATGAGATTGGGGAAGCCCGCCATGATATGTATGGGCATCATCTCATCAAAAAGTACAATCTTGTCACTCAGGGCATTTGGCCCGTTCAGATTCTCGTCTGCCTTGAAGGTATTTTCCAGCAGGCGGGTACAGAACTGGACGATCATCCTCATATGCTCCCTGGCGATGCGAAGCTGCGGCCCCCTAAGCCCTACGAGCTGGGCATCAATAAACATGGGCGTCTGCAGATAGGAACTGAACCATCTGTATTTCCACAGCCCTTTTACAGAGCCTACTGGATTTTTCATGATCATGAGGCTCATATCCCCCCACACCTGCAGCCATTTTGCAAAGTCGTAGGCAGTGTCCTTTACCCCTCTCCACTCCCTGAATGCTGTGGTCAGCTCACCGGTATGGACGTCACCCTTGTGATGGTCCATATCCTTCCAGGCATGAATGGCTCTGGTGATGGTTTTCTTCTCTTTTTTCAGGACCTTCTGTCCCTGCGTTTTCATTTCTTTTCCTTTTTTCAGCAGTTCTTCGATTTTTCTATCCATGGAGGCTGCCTCCTCTCCGGTTCTGGATCTTCTTGATCTCCATCCGTTCCACAAAAGCCTGTATCCTGGTACGCATCTGTCCGGAGGAACCTGCCCTGTAAGGCCTGTCCACAGACAGCACCGGAAGTTTATATTCCTCCTGCATGATATGGCTGACCAAAGCCCTCTCATAGCCCCAGTAGTCGCAGAATTTTAACTGTTCATAGATGATGCCGTCCGCATGGTAATCCTCATAGAGCTTTCTCACAAAATCCCGCCTTTCCTGGATCTTCTCATGGCTCATATAGCGGGCACACTGGCTGTCCTCCATATATCTGCGGCACACAGCCTTTAATACATCTTTTTCCTCCCCAAGCTGAATCTCCTGTCTTCCCGGAAAGGAGCCGAAACAGAAGCGGTCTGCCACCACAAGGGCACCTGCCTCCTCCACCAGCTTTGTAAATTCAGGATCGTCAATCTCACTTCCGGCAATGACAACTCTGGCCCTGTAGTTCTTTTTTTCATCCGGTTCCCTGGTCCGTATCTCCTCCAGGGTCTCACGGAGTCTGTCCAGGATC is a window encoding:
- the nusB gene encoding transcription antitermination factor NusB codes for the protein MGRREMREHIFKLLFLREFNQSEEMPEQIRMYFESLEELAPMNEAYMQNKYEKILERLAEIDGILNQSSSGWKVSRMSKVDVNILRLAVYEMKYDEDVPVKVAINEAVELAKKFGGDDSSSFVNGILGKIAKELS
- a CDS encoding 2-hydroxyacyl-CoA dehydratase family protein, with protein sequence MDRKIEELLKKGKEMKTQGQKVLKKEKKTITRAIHAWKDMDHHKGDVHTGELTTAFREWRGVKDTAYDFAKWLQVWGDMSLMIMKNPVGSVKGLWKYRWFSSYLQTPMFIDAQLVGLRGPQLRIAREHMRMIVQFCTRLLENTFKADENLNGPNALSDKIVLFDEMMPIHIMAGFPNLIGMPSQMAPVYITSLLDQQMQVHYLDETENYGLPADICPLPSAEAGCGIAGDYPIFGKCYITSSMPCDGSVMTNIFQDRYFKLPTYPLTLPVRYLDEQAVDYAVEEIKGMIHFIEENTGETFDWDAYFEAMERYNKETEYEQEKWDVNQTEYPQITGSILAVYRELSYMADAGRDPRFLKTDERVNKIMMKAYREKRPCAKEMRHRAVVWSCPAHYYANFGNWAQQCWGINVLIDMESMMSMKFIDTEDKEESLKDIAWTYERMAMRKHTNGGYANVLDELWKVCEEFHADMVLMYSHISCKTMAGLQGLFDDQARERGIRFIWVEHDLMDPRTVSRRHMRESVNRYMRTVMHEEPVDPSLEDFDDEKEW
- a CDS encoding acyl-CoA dehydratase activase — encoded protein: MKKYYGGCDVGSTYTKCVILDEDGNIAAHTTIKSKINPSESSVIAMDETVKQVEELDSPKDLAYLIGTGYGRNKVPFADENISEISCHAMGVHVTNPKVSAIIDIGGQDVKGIAIDTDGTVKNFAMNDKCAAGTGRFFETMANAFEMSLEDFSNLSLSAKNVIPITAQCTVFAESEVITLVGEGKARDEIAAGIELAVAKRCFVMAKKAGVTDRITLTGGCAKNAGLKKAIEHVLKVKVIDLDVDPQLMGALGAAEYARQKGRR
- a CDS encoding FAD-dependent oxidoreductase, whose product is MKTDKIVQKLVDSYGSWVQEEKENCPGHCAVMSKELYPYDAIFSPIRVNRITLKNRVVMAPMGNLNMCEENGRPSDKMLQYFFARAKGGTGLLTTGLIPISHGIDNTVTEPGKLSFFPRIDRSRTVFSGWRDLAQGVHAYGSRIFIQLTPGLGRVGPPQCVINEMKLPCSASLNPNFYIPELPCLPLTDLALHKIIKNGGQAASDAKTAGLDGVYLHGHEGYLLDQLTNPAFNRRKAGRYAYWQNFGLDLVREIRKRVGDSYPIMYRIDLSLALNETYKERMESVRSLKKFTNGRTIYDTLRYMENLVKAGVDMFDVDLGCYDNWWLPHPPAGMPAGCFLDISRIAKKYFKTREVKTNAGLEVPVVAVGKLGYPDLAEKAIRDGMCDLVMLGRPLLADPDWCRKAYAGEVERIRPCIGCQEGCINEFVEGGHPQCAVNPRTGFEDVIPETLPRAENTKKIAVVGAGPSGMQFALTASARGHQVTLIEREKILGGKVVPGSRPKIKFDFKNYLEYLIREVHLAEEKGGLTVCTGVEADTQWLKEQNFDAIVYNIGTTSVVPKIPGVDQADWVQATDLLCEPEKLGKAKKTVVIGGGVVGCETAYWLKYEKGCDVTVVEMLPYIMSGACTANRYHLIHYMEKAGVQLLNCAKVTGFTKGSVQIEKNISKGVPDPYNTWQPQLPENIANPLAKKIGPETENQELPADLVIFAMGGRPDESLYLEGLRLHAAKELYNIGDSFSGGRVLEASRAAYRLARGI
- a CDS encoding Asp23/Gls24 family envelope stress response protein; this encodes MAEDRNTYKIHDNGSLGEVQIADEVVAIIAGLAATEVDGVGSMAGNITNELVGKLGMKNLSKGVKVDVLEDVVCVDLALNIEYGFNILETSKKVQERVKSAIENMTGLNVSDVNVRIASVEMEKTK